In Luteitalea sp. TBR-22, one genomic interval encodes:
- a CDS encoding glycosyltransferase translates to MTTPANLSASIIVATRNRAVHLARLLPSLTHLTYPRFEVIVVAGPSTDDTPELVRAWADRVKVVHSPVANMCASRNLGLAQASGDVVVFIDDDAIPATTEWLDHLVAPFARNARVAAAGGPVLLQDGDVWQFRNGCVSEWGEHVFVAAPTDPLPTSARWFRRAMGTNMAFRRAPLSAIGGFDARITYYGDECDVCVRLARAGWEFVSVDQAVVRHYPAPTVHRHLIERTRIVAHDDAYAVMRNAAAPWIVRAWRLIRLLARRHYVLEVREARRAGRVTAAEYRRFMWLLAAGVVAGLADASLRSRLTAASAGDPPPLEELARPAPARRLSVALLARQLACDGPCEGPARYTFDLAEGLHALGHDVHVIGESPTPRRYHRLGFTVHGIARSDMPSHLLPAQPILDANLVYASAVADRLRALEQGGRRLDVVHATNWNFEGIGALIDGRVPVVMMLVTSLAEVIVNERWTMNADLEAGVWLDRAQMRAAAALCAPTRGLVSRYLATDLLDAASATTVRVCGLGIVPRLGGARGHVTGHRLLFVGTHVRRKGLDDLLAVLPDLLARFGDWSCDIAGDDTRRMEDGRTLREAFVSAHATAPWFDRVTFHGRVDDPRLWDLYRAAAIYVVPSHFESFGLTYLEAMQFGVPVVATTAGGIPEVVAHGETGELVPPGDRDALRETLAALMQDGRRRAGLAERAREHVRQGGTHVHMAARLVAVYETVLRAPSVDGDPPQGRVRAVIDMIEGAGAPAELVATLRGGASFDGGVEEREQLVRAALGQLPSAALYLMAIDRCVERGIVDRASRLLTDALEHAPHVRDEDLAQLAARRRLLAHLGEDVNRAAEGESSQAHSTLDEALSSLREGRTGAAMAALLTASERPTAPESERLLARYHLASACKRAGLSVQAERDLRRLVATRGFERLPSDVQAAAWFHLGDLALARQDDREARTALRRCLDLNPAHARATALLQAEAQRSAGGVS, encoded by the coding sequence GTGACGACGCCGGCCAACCTCTCGGCTTCGATCATCGTGGCTACGCGGAATCGTGCGGTCCACCTGGCCCGGCTGCTTCCGTCCCTGACCCACCTCACGTACCCGAGGTTCGAGGTCATCGTCGTGGCCGGCCCCAGCACCGACGACACGCCCGAGCTGGTACGGGCGTGGGCCGACCGGGTGAAGGTGGTGCACTCGCCGGTCGCCAACATGTGCGCCTCGCGCAACCTGGGTCTTGCCCAGGCCAGTGGCGACGTTGTCGTGTTCATCGACGACGATGCCATTCCGGCGACGACCGAGTGGCTCGATCACCTCGTGGCGCCCTTCGCCCGCAATGCGCGGGTTGCCGCAGCCGGTGGCCCCGTGTTGCTGCAGGACGGTGACGTGTGGCAGTTCCGCAACGGCTGCGTGTCCGAGTGGGGCGAGCACGTCTTCGTGGCGGCGCCGACCGATCCCCTGCCGACGTCGGCGCGGTGGTTCAGGCGCGCGATGGGCACCAACATGGCCTTCAGGCGCGCGCCCCTGTCGGCCATCGGGGGATTCGACGCACGCATCACGTATTACGGCGACGAGTGCGACGTGTGCGTGCGGCTGGCTCGCGCTGGCTGGGAGTTCGTGTCGGTCGACCAGGCCGTGGTCCGGCACTATCCAGCGCCAACGGTTCATCGTCACCTGATCGAGCGAACCCGCATCGTCGCGCACGACGACGCGTACGCTGTGATGCGGAATGCGGCGGCGCCGTGGATCGTGCGCGCGTGGCGCCTGATCCGGTTGCTGGCGAGACGGCACTACGTCCTCGAAGTCCGGGAGGCCCGCCGCGCCGGTCGAGTCACGGCGGCCGAGTACCGGCGCTTCATGTGGTTGCTGGCGGCGGGCGTCGTCGCGGGCCTGGCCGACGCGTCCCTGCGTTCGCGGCTGACGGCCGCTTCCGCGGGCGACCCACCGCCCCTCGAGGAATTGGCTCGGCCTGCGCCGGCGCGCCGGCTGTCGGTGGCGTTGCTCGCGCGCCAGTTGGCGTGCGACGGGCCGTGCGAGGGCCCCGCTCGGTACACCTTCGATCTGGCCGAGGGCCTGCACGCCCTCGGCCACGACGTGCACGTGATCGGCGAGAGCCCCACGCCGCGTCGCTACCATCGACTCGGCTTCACGGTCCATGGCATCGCCCGGAGCGACATGCCGTCGCACCTGCTGCCGGCGCAGCCGATCCTGGATGCCAACCTGGTCTACGCCTCGGCGGTCGCCGATCGGCTGCGGGCACTGGAGCAGGGAGGTCGACGGCTCGACGTCGTGCACGCCACCAACTGGAACTTCGAAGGGATCGGTGCGCTGATCGACGGACGCGTGCCGGTGGTGATGATGCTGGTGACCTCGCTCGCCGAGGTGATCGTCAACGAGCGGTGGACGATGAACGCCGACCTGGAGGCAGGCGTGTGGCTCGACCGGGCGCAGATGCGCGCGGCGGCGGCGCTGTGCGCGCCGACCCGCGGCCTGGTGTCTCGCTACCTCGCCACCGATCTGCTCGATGCGGCATCGGCGACTACCGTGCGCGTGTGCGGCCTCGGTATCGTGCCCCGCCTGGGTGGCGCGCGCGGCCACGTGACGGGTCATCGACTGCTCTTCGTCGGTACACACGTGCGCCGCAAGGGCCTCGACGATCTGCTGGCCGTCCTGCCCGACCTGCTCGCCAGGTTCGGCGACTGGTCCTGCGACATCGCCGGCGACGATACGCGCCGCATGGAGGACGGGCGTACCTTGCGGGAGGCATTCGTCTCGGCTCATGCGACGGCGCCCTGGTTCGACCGCGTGACCTTTCACGGGCGTGTCGACGACCCGCGACTGTGGGATCTGTATCGGGCCGCCGCGATCTACGTCGTGCCCAGCCACTTCGAGTCGTTCGGGTTGACGTACCTCGAGGCGATGCAGTTCGGCGTCCCGGTGGTGGCCACGACCGCGGGCGGAATTCCCGAGGTGGTGGCCCACGGGGAGACCGGTGAACTCGTGCCCCCGGGCGACCGCGATGCGCTGCGAGAGACCCTCGCCGCATTGATGCAGGACGGGCGACGGCGCGCCGGGCTCGCCGAGCGCGCCCGCGAGCACGTCAGGCAAGGCGGCACGCACGTCCACATGGCGGCGCGGCTCGTTGCCGTCTACGAGACCGTCCTCCGCGCGCCGAGCGTGGACGGCGATCCGCCCCAGGGGCGCGTCCGCGCGGTGATCGACATGATCGAGGGCGCGGGTGCGCCTGCCGAGCTCGTGGCTACCCTCCGAGGGGGCGCGAGCTTCGACGGGGGAGTGGAGGAGCGCGAACAATTGGTACGTGCCGCGTTGGGGCAGCTGCCGTCGGCAGCGCTGTACCTGATGGCGATCGACCGCTGCGTGGAAAGGGGCATCGTTGATCGCGCGTCTCGCCTCCTGACCGATGCGCTCGAGCATGCTCCCCACGTGCGCGACGAGGACCTCGCGCAGTTGGCCGCCCGGCGCCGGCTCCTCGCGCACCTCGGTGAGGACGTCAACCGGGCCGCCGAGGGCGAGTCCTCGCAGGCTCACTCCACGCTGGATGAGGCGCTCAGTTCTTTGCGCGAGGGGCGAACCGGCGCGGCGATGGCGGCCTTGTTGACCGCCAGTGAACGACCGACGGCCCCGGAGAGCGAGCGGCTCCTCGCTCGGTACCACCTGGCCTCGGCCTGCAAGCGCGCCGGCCTGTCCGTCCAGGCGGAGCGGGACCTGCGGCGACTGGTGGCGACCCGCGGCTTCGAACGATTGCCCAGCGACGTGCAGGCAGCGGCGTGGTTCCACCTCGGCGATCTGGCGCTCGCCCGCCAGGACGATCGCGAGGCGAGAACGGCGCTCAGGCGCTGTCTGGACCTCAACCCGGCGCATGCTCGTGCCACGGCCCTGCTGCAGGCGGAGGCCCAGCGGAGCGCAGGGGGAGTGTCGTGA
- a CDS encoding glycosyltransferase: MTGHADLGVSIVVPSYNRGSYLDVWMRAVASWRPFAFPVEVLVTDDGGADHCEAVCDWWRARGLDVRYLRVRPPGAPRNNAVARNAGIRLARWPLLLQSDPDIVFVTDVISACVAAWRPGVFCSVSRYQPLTRSAWYELRGRTAEATVADYRAAAHARQNMVHSPDGVHGLHGAFLCETAVLRHLRGYDERFTHWGWEDSDLLGRLRRLGLERVYAEGAGVVHQWHPTLRDDHPQARAATYRAMAWQQARASEPAPLVRNPVGWGLVDDPLPEDGRDAEPGWAAFRARAAAFEARLWRQAGDSQRALAVLREQDWREAASPDDQHLMAGEWVTAAVEASDETAVTEGIEALVDVAGPRAAADVLARRLIAAGDLGGAIPMLEAAMDARPDAACLSRLVEARMATDADVRSLLDRARDQAWLGLDTFEQLRVDAYDHAARAPGSPWRAAVAGEPPGDFLFSAAGRAWRLDLPLATWLLCAACVVDGAGVDPGLLPRAIELGVAAEQAWAARVSAARLGHAR; this comes from the coding sequence GTGACCGGGCACGCCGATCTCGGCGTCTCCATCGTCGTGCCGTCGTACAACCGCGGTTCGTACCTCGACGTGTGGATGCGCGCGGTGGCCTCCTGGCGGCCGTTCGCGTTTCCCGTCGAGGTGCTCGTGACCGACGACGGCGGCGCCGACCATTGCGAGGCGGTGTGCGACTGGTGGCGCGCCCGAGGCCTGGACGTGCGCTACCTGCGGGTACGCCCGCCAGGGGCGCCACGCAACAACGCCGTCGCCCGTAACGCAGGAATCCGCCTGGCTCGTTGGCCGTTGCTGCTGCAGTCCGATCCCGACATCGTCTTCGTCACCGACGTCATCAGCGCGTGCGTGGCCGCCTGGCGCCCTGGCGTGTTCTGCTCGGTGTCGCGGTACCAGCCGCTGACGCGATCGGCGTGGTACGAGCTGCGGGGCCGCACCGCCGAGGCAACGGTGGCCGACTATCGCGCCGCGGCCCACGCACGGCAGAACATGGTCCACAGTCCCGATGGGGTGCACGGCCTGCACGGTGCCTTCCTCTGTGAGACCGCGGTGCTGCGCCATCTGCGCGGCTATGACGAGCGCTTCACGCACTGGGGCTGGGAGGACTCGGACCTGCTGGGTCGACTGCGCCGACTCGGGCTGGAGCGCGTCTACGCCGAGGGCGCTGGCGTGGTGCATCAGTGGCACCCGACATTGCGCGACGATCATCCGCAGGCGCGCGCCGCGACCTATCGAGCGATGGCCTGGCAGCAGGCGCGGGCGAGCGAGCCAGCGCCGTTGGTGCGCAACCCGGTCGGATGGGGACTCGTGGACGATCCGCTTCCCGAGGACGGCCGTGACGCGGAGCCCGGGTGGGCGGCATTCCGCGCGAGGGCCGCGGCGTTCGAGGCGCGCTTGTGGAGACAGGCCGGCGATTCACAGCGAGCACTCGCCGTCCTCCGGGAGCAGGACTGGCGCGAGGCCGCCAGTCCCGACGACCAGCACCTGATGGCCGGGGAATGGGTGACCGCCGCCGTGGAGGCGAGCGACGAGACCGCAGTCACCGAGGGCATCGAGGCGCTGGTGGACGTGGCGGGGCCGCGGGCCGCCGCCGATGTGCTCGCCCGCCGCCTGATCGCGGCTGGTGACCTCGGTGGCGCGATCCCGATGCTGGAGGCGGCCATGGACGCACGACCCGACGCCGCGTGCCTGTCGCGACTGGTCGAGGCACGGATGGCCACCGACGCCGACGTACGGTCGCTTCTCGATCGCGCACGCGACCAGGCCTGGCTGGGGCTCGACACGTTCGAGCAGCTCCGCGTGGATGCCTACGACCACGCGGCACGCGCCCCTGGCTCACCGTGGCGCGCAGCCGTCGCCGGAGAACCGCCCGGCGACTTCCTCTTCTCCGCGGCGGGGCGGGCATGGCGCCTCGACCTGCCGCTGGCCACCTGGCTGCTCTGCGCGGCGTGCGTCGTCGATGGCGCGGGCGTCGATCCCGGCTTGCTGCCGCGCGCAATCGAACTTGGTGTCGCGGCAGAGCAGGCGTGGGCGGCGCGCGTGTCCGCAGCACGATTGGGGCACGCCCGGTGA
- a CDS encoding glycosyltransferase, with protein sequence MIRPEISVVVLTHGDRRGPLHRLLSTLAYQSMPFELVVVCGPGAPDVAPLLAEQDLRALVVPCTRANVSAARNVGIAASAGHCVVFIDDDAAPVRHDWLCRLTAPLAAPGVGAVGGAVLHRDTTRAEFDGGATTVSGFQCFTSADRAVPAPDGRPWIGRVPGGNCAIAREALERVGGFDEAYAYYLDEADICLRMIAAGYSVAHATDAMVRHDPVASAHGAAGHRDRYPIARSDAYFVLRHVPGSRAARVWCAVTQQHRKHFITEGPHLRRRGELDAMGLLRFRLDAWRGLVDGIRAGLTSRADIPRITARETPPVDARPPRVQVVVPDVCPPPHDGLAWLEQLSSYGCAVTLVSGANWLWRPGVTTRPDAPLAPPAPLAAGEPRLALRAERALQWAQHLMAMDAVWQVVAWPGDDVEASLVQLATGWPVVAAGAVAGARVDGEDDEPWLADGPPWWATAVQARPETPAALASALKAVARTVTPRPGTDWNPWTLAAAFLVRWLEPDVDRPRDDTRVAGALGATVLPVVRHCLRQGDAANAEALGVRARARLATVPTLLAELDYHLGRAARARGDDATARSRYESVRDTPRTLDVPREIRAGACFHLGVLAQARGDAPAAAELARECLAWYPDHGAARRLLHEVTA encoded by the coding sequence GTGATCCGCCCGGAGATCTCGGTCGTTGTTCTCACGCACGGCGACCGCCGCGGGCCGCTGCATCGACTCCTGTCGACGCTGGCGTACCAGTCGATGCCCTTCGAGCTGGTCGTGGTCTGCGGCCCCGGCGCCCCGGATGTCGCGCCGCTGCTCGCCGAGCAGGACCTGCGAGCGCTTGTCGTCCCCTGCACGCGCGCCAACGTCAGCGCGGCGAGGAATGTCGGCATCGCTGCCAGCGCCGGGCATTGCGTCGTCTTCATCGACGACGACGCCGCGCCCGTACGGCACGACTGGCTGTGTCGCTTGACCGCGCCGTTGGCGGCGCCAGGCGTCGGTGCCGTGGGCGGCGCAGTGTTGCATCGCGACACCACCAGGGCGGAGTTCGACGGCGGCGCCACCACGGTCTCCGGGTTCCAGTGCTTCACGAGCGCCGATCGTGCCGTGCCGGCGCCCGACGGCCGCCCGTGGATCGGCCGGGTGCCCGGGGGCAACTGCGCCATCGCGCGAGAGGCCCTCGAACGGGTCGGCGGCTTCGATGAGGCCTACGCCTACTACCTCGACGAGGCGGACATCTGCCTCCGCATGATCGCGGCCGGGTACTCGGTGGCCCACGCCACCGACGCGATGGTGCGGCACGACCCGGTCGCGTCGGCACACGGCGCGGCAGGGCATCGCGATCGCTATCCCATCGCCCGCAGTGACGCGTACTTCGTGCTGAGGCACGTGCCGGGCTCACGCGCTGCACGTGTCTGGTGCGCAGTGACCCAGCAGCACAGGAAGCACTTCATCACCGAGGGCCCGCACCTCCGTCGTCGTGGCGAGCTCGACGCCATGGGGTTGCTGCGCTTCCGTCTCGACGCCTGGCGTGGGCTCGTCGACGGTATCCGGGCCGGCCTGACCTCGCGCGCCGACATCCCACGCATCACCGCGCGCGAGACCCCTCCCGTCGATGCCCGGCCACCGCGCGTCCAGGTCGTCGTTCCCGATGTGTGCCCGCCACCTCACGACGGGCTGGCGTGGCTGGAGCAGCTTTCCTCGTACGGCTGTGCGGTGACGCTGGTATCCGGCGCCAATTGGCTGTGGCGCCCGGGGGTGACCACTCGGCCCGACGCGCCACTTGCGCCGCCGGCTCCCCTGGCGGCCGGTGAGCCGCGGCTCGCCCTCCGAGCCGAGCGGGCGCTGCAGTGGGCACAGCACCTGATGGCGATGGACGCCGTGTGGCAGGTCGTGGCCTGGCCCGGGGACGATGTGGAGGCCTCGCTCGTGCAACTGGCGACCGGGTGGCCTGTCGTGGCCGCCGGCGCCGTTGCCGGGGCACGCGTCGACGGCGAGGACGACGAGCCGTGGCTTGCCGACGGGCCGCCCTGGTGGGCAACTGCAGTGCAGGCCCGTCCCGAAACACCCGCGGCCCTGGCGTCGGCCTTGAAGGCTGTGGCGCGCACCGTGACTCCCCGGCCCGGAACCGACTGGAACCCGTGGACGCTCGCCGCCGCCTTCCTCGTGCGCTGGCTGGAGCCGGATGTCGATCGGCCCCGCGACGACACGCGCGTCGCGGGCGCTTTGGGGGCGACCGTCCTTCCCGTGGTGCGGCACTGCCTGCGCCAGGGAGACGCCGCCAATGCAGAGGCGTTGGGGGTGCGGGCACGCGCCCGACTGGCGACGGTGCCGACGTTGCTGGCCGAACTGGACTATCACCTCGGGCGGGCCGCGCGTGCACGTGGCGACGACGCGACCGCGCGGTCCCGGTACGAGTCGGTCAGGGACACGCCTCGCACCCTCGACGTGCCTCGCGAGATCCGGGCCGGCGCCTGCTTCCATCTCGGAGTGCTCGCGCAGGCGCGCGGCGACGCGCCTGCGGCCGCTGAACTCGCCCGCGAGTGCCTGGCCTGGTATCCCGACCATGGCGCGGCGCGACGCTTGCTCCACGAGGTCACCGCATGA
- a CDS encoding glycosyltransferase: MTPDVPRLRLGLILDPEFVLLERSVAATTPALIRGLCRAFDTRIIHDQATFDARSPEVDVLVSLEPGWAAPVLDWRRGQRRHGAPPAYVMMSDPHQGAWRQEYVRDQGIDHVLALYWAPTLRHFAADLHPRLIHFPWTVPDRWFSDAPLRWRGSSTLTVFGAADDPAYELRNWCRTQPGVASSRVSGVENPVYENEDYFAWLQEFDAVIVAGSEAPAYRLTTPKYFEAAAAGCLVFAQQTDDLERLGFVDGVHCLTFTRDTFAAVTRPYLDDPSHPRWLAIRDAGRRLVRERHSLSRRLADLAAHMDQALHARAHRPGDGHRSDVRD, encoded by the coding sequence ATGACGCCAGACGTCCCCCGCCTCAGGCTCGGGCTCATTCTCGATCCGGAGTTCGTTCTGCTGGAGCGCAGCGTCGCGGCGACGACCCCGGCGCTGATCCGCGGACTCTGCAGGGCGTTCGACACGCGCATCATCCACGACCAGGCGACCTTCGATGCGCGGTCGCCCGAGGTCGACGTGCTGGTGTCACTGGAGCCGGGATGGGCGGCGCCGGTGCTCGATTGGCGGCGCGGCCAGCGTCGCCACGGTGCACCGCCTGCGTACGTGATGATGAGCGATCCTCACCAGGGCGCGTGGCGCCAGGAGTACGTGCGCGACCAGGGCATCGACCACGTGCTGGCGCTCTACTGGGCGCCCACCCTTCGGCACTTCGCCGCAGACCTGCACCCGCGGCTGATCCACTTTCCCTGGACCGTGCCCGACCGCTGGTTCTCCGACGCGCCCTTGCGCTGGCGAGGCAGTTCCACGCTGACGGTGTTCGGAGCCGCGGATGACCCGGCATATGAACTGCGCAACTGGTGCCGCACGCAGCCGGGCGTGGCATCGTCGCGGGTGAGCGGGGTGGAGAACCCAGTGTACGAGAACGAGGACTACTTCGCCTGGCTGCAGGAGTTCGATGCGGTGATCGTCGCCGGGTCGGAGGCGCCCGCGTACCGGCTCACCACGCCCAAGTACTTCGAGGCCGCGGCGGCGGGTTGCCTGGTCTTCGCCCAGCAGACCGACGACCTGGAGCGCCTCGGCTTCGTCGATGGCGTGCACTGCCTGACCTTCACCCGCGATACCTTTGCGGCCGTGACGCGGCCCTATCTCGACGATCCCTCGCACCCGCGCTGGCTGGCCATCCGGGACGCCGGTCGCCGGCTGGTGCGCGAGCGCCACTCGCTGTCGCGGCGACTTGCCGATCTCGCGGCCCACATGGATCAGGCCCTGCACGCCAGAGCGCATCGCCCTGGCGATGGTCACCGGAGCGACGTGCGTGACTGA
- a CDS encoding acyltransferase, with the protein MTDHPVPDIEQGARVRISGTPRVRRVPGARIVCGDDVVLNSSWEGYHSAMPFPVTLIADRPGAQITIGARSRLHGCCIHAWSSVTLGQACLVAAGAQILDAHGHSAALEHARLRTRVQDRPAEIVIGDYCWIGLGALVLKGVHLGEGCIVGAGAVVMPGEYPPFSLVAGVPARVVRTVEASAVLPEDGLDDLLLRADVTRLDY; encoded by the coding sequence GTGACTGACCACCCGGTTCCCGACATCGAGCAGGGCGCACGCGTGCGCATCAGCGGTACGCCGCGAGTCCGTCGCGTGCCTGGCGCCCGTATCGTCTGCGGCGACGACGTCGTGCTGAACTCCTCGTGGGAGGGCTACCACAGTGCGATGCCGTTCCCGGTGACGCTGATTGCCGACCGGCCGGGCGCGCAGATCACCATCGGCGCACGCAGCCGGCTTCACGGGTGCTGCATCCATGCGTGGTCGTCGGTGACCCTGGGGCAGGCCTGCCTGGTCGCGGCAGGCGCGCAGATCCTCGACGCGCACGGGCACTCCGCAGCGCTGGAACACGCGCGACTGCGGACGCGTGTCCAGGATCGACCCGCGGAGATCGTGATCGGCGACTACTGCTGGATCGGGCTCGGCGCCCTCGTCCTGAAGGGCGTCCACCTGGGCGAAGGCTGCATCGTCGGCGCCGGTGCGGTCGTGATGCCGGGCGAGTACCCGCCGTTCAGTCTCGTGGCCGGCGTGCCGGCGCGCGTGGTGAGGACGGTGGAGGCCTCCGCCGTGCTGCCGGAAGACGGACTCGACGATCTCCTCCTGCGCGCAGACGTGACGCGCCTCGACTACTGA
- a CDS encoding RimK family alpha-L-glutamate ligase, whose translation MTIFVHDDSLYAPDQWHPRFTAQLTAHGRSSRLVDLHVIGADGLAGLVAAGDGLIARFGHHNADLAATRAMFDRLATMVGGRIFPAPQSYLYYDDKARQASLLLHRGYPTPATAVVSGPDDLDAFVRREGLQWPVVVKQSHGAGSSGVRLAHGPADAEFPCIAQQFCPGNDGDVRINVIGDRAMGFCRANREGDFRASGSGRLTYPESLDPDLLATAWRISRENGFDSMAYDFVRLDGRWVVLEMSYTYVDRAVRDCAWYVHMPSGARRDKVGVYPQDFIVEDFLARLDRGAQA comes from the coding sequence GTGACCATCTTCGTCCACGACGACTCCTTGTACGCTCCCGACCAATGGCATCCGCGCTTCACGGCGCAGTTGACGGCGCACGGGAGGAGCAGCCGCCTGGTGGACCTGCACGTGATCGGCGCCGACGGCCTGGCCGGGCTCGTGGCGGCAGGGGACGGCCTGATCGCGCGCTTCGGTCATCACAACGCAGACCTGGCCGCCACGCGCGCCATGTTCGACCGGCTGGCGACGATGGTCGGCGGTCGCATCTTCCCGGCGCCGCAGAGCTACCTTTACTACGACGACAAGGCCAGGCAGGCGTCGCTGCTGCTGCATCGCGGCTACCCGACCCCGGCGACGGCGGTGGTGTCCGGTCCTGACGACCTCGACGCGTTCGTGCGGCGCGAGGGACTCCAGTGGCCCGTTGTGGTCAAACAGTCGCACGGGGCCGGATCGTCGGGCGTCAGGCTGGCGCACGGACCGGCTGATGCCGAGTTCCCCTGCATCGCGCAGCAGTTCTGTCCTGGCAACGACGGCGACGTGCGCATCAACGTGATTGGCGATCGCGCGATGGGCTTCTGCCGGGCCAACCGCGAGGGCGACTTCAGGGCGTCCGGGTCCGGGCGCCTCACCTACCCCGAGTCGCTCGATCCGGACCTGCTCGCGACGGCATGGCGGATCTCGCGGGAGAATGGCTTCGATTCCATGGCCTACGACTTCGTACGGCTCGACGGGCGATGGGTGGTGCTCGAGATGTCGTACACGTACGTCGACCGCGCCGTGCGGGACTGTGCCTGGTACGTGCACATGCCCTCGGGGGCCAGGCGCGACAAGGTGGGCGTCTATCCACAGGACTTCATCGTGGAGGACTTCCTGGCGCGCCTGGATCGGGGCGCGCAGGCATGA
- a CDS encoding glycosyltransferase family 4 protein — MTVDAAAAGSRRGRPRVLMVADVPGWAHDHKSRALAHVLAPAFDIVIRHDFAVTPDDIAAADLVLVYYWQQLKYQPAVADACRRRRKTVMVGVCSHYELAPDQRDEGLRLIRECAGRLFANSRLLEREFAPIADLPVHYTPNGVDTGRFTPGSEGEPPPPLRAGWTGNRHIPDAEHRGVDSVLEPAVRGLEGVTLVIADKKAAVRQHADMPAFYRGLHVYVCASRSEGTPNPCLEAAACGLPLVTTRVGNMPEFVVDGVNGWLVDRSPEAFAAALVRLRDDEALRRRMGQAARETSLAWDWRVQAPAYAAMFAEALAS, encoded by the coding sequence ATGACCGTGGACGCAGCAGCCGCCGGGTCGCGACGTGGCAGGCCGCGCGTGCTGATGGTTGCCGACGTACCGGGCTGGGCACACGATCACAAGTCGCGGGCGCTCGCGCACGTGCTCGCGCCGGCATTCGACATCGTCATCCGGCACGACTTCGCCGTGACGCCCGACGACATCGCCGCCGCCGACCTCGTGCTCGTGTACTACTGGCAGCAGTTGAAGTACCAGCCTGCGGTCGCCGACGCCTGCCGGCGTCGCCGCAAGACCGTGATGGTCGGCGTGTGCTCGCACTACGAGCTCGCGCCTGACCAGCGCGACGAGGGACTTCGGCTGATCCGGGAGTGTGCCGGGCGCCTGTTTGCCAACAGCCGCCTGCTCGAGCGCGAGTTCGCGCCCATCGCGGATCTCCCGGTGCACTACACCCCGAACGGCGTCGATACCGGGCGCTTCACGCCTGGCAGCGAAGGCGAGCCTCCGCCACCGCTGCGCGCCGGGTGGACGGGCAATCGCCACATCCCCGACGCCGAGCATCGCGGCGTCGATTCGGTGCTCGAGCCTGCCGTACGCGGACTCGAGGGCGTGACCCTGGTGATCGCCGACAAGAAGGCAGCCGTGCGCCAGCATGCCGACATGCCGGCCTTCTATCGCGGCTTGCACGTGTACGTGTGCGCCAGCAGGTCGGAGGGGACGCCCAATCCCTGCCTCGAGGCGGCGGCCTGCGGGCTGCCCCTCGTCACGACGCGCGTCGGCAACATGCCGGAGTTCGTGGTCGATGGCGTGAACGGCTGGCTGGTGGACCGATCACCGGAAGCGTTCGCGGCGGCGCTCGTCCGCTTGCGCGACGACGAGGCGCTGCGCCGGCGCATGGGGCAGGCCGCGCGGGAGACGAGCCTGGCCTGGGACTGGCGCGTGCAGGCCCCGGCGTACGCCGCGATGTTCGCCGAGGCCCTCGCCTCGTGA